One part of the Bacillus sp. FJAT-27916 genome encodes these proteins:
- a CDS encoding DMT family transporter encodes MAGNRWVANSILLSVAMVWGLTFVIIQDAIVTLPPFAFNGLRFGFAALLLWLYLQFNPAKPLQLKKLTGQLKYGLILGILLFAGYALQTYGLLYTTSGKSGFITGLSVALVPFLTFIILGHRAKLQSLFGTMLAVAGLYIMAFSDLSAINLGDVLTFICAICFGLQLVYTAKYTTKADTANLVLIQCLTVGVLSGISSILFEPAIEAAVFSSSIVIMSLLITSLLATVFAFIAQTHYIKYTTPAHVALIFATEPIFAVIGDFAWNGALLGPAAITGSAFILAGMVLAEVPLPRPILAFFTRNTEANIAEIPIEDEPPIQK; translated from the coding sequence ATGGCAGGAAATCGCTGGGTTGCCAATTCAATTTTACTAAGCGTCGCAATGGTGTGGGGATTAACATTCGTCATCATCCAAGATGCAATCGTCACTTTGCCTCCCTTCGCCTTTAACGGCTTAAGGTTTGGTTTTGCGGCTCTACTATTATGGCTCTATTTACAATTCAACCCGGCAAAGCCCCTACAGCTGAAGAAATTAACAGGGCAATTGAAGTACGGCCTTATCCTTGGCATACTCCTATTTGCAGGCTACGCCCTGCAAACGTACGGCCTGCTCTATACCACCTCAGGCAAGTCAGGCTTTATTACAGGATTATCTGTCGCCTTAGTTCCCTTTCTGACCTTTATCATTTTGGGACATAGAGCTAAGCTGCAATCACTTTTCGGTACAATGCTTGCCGTTGCAGGCTTATATATCATGGCTTTTTCCGACCTCTCCGCGATTAACTTGGGAGATGTCCTAACCTTTATCTGTGCTATCTGCTTCGGACTGCAGCTCGTCTATACAGCCAAATATACAACCAAGGCTGACACAGCCAATCTTGTCCTTATCCAGTGCTTAACGGTTGGTGTGCTGAGCGGAATTTCATCCATACTGTTTGAACCAGCCATAGAGGCCGCCGTCTTCAGCAGCTCGATAGTGATTATGTCCCTATTGATTACGAGCTTGCTGGCAACCGTTTTTGCCTTTATCGCCCAAACACATTACATTAAATACACAACGCCTGCACATGTCGCACTCATTTTTGCCACCGAGCCTATCTTTGCCGTCATCGGTGACTTTGCCTGGAACGGTGCCCTGCTTGGTCCTGCTGCCATTACAGGCTCGGCATTTATCCTAGCCGGAATGGTCCTTGCAGAAGTTCCGCTTCCTCGTCCCATCCTCGCTTTCTTTACTCGGAACACAGAGGCGAATATAGCTGAAATTCCGATTGAGGATGAGCCGCCTATCCAGAAATAA
- a CDS encoding response regulator, with protein sequence MDAITVLLIEDDPMVREVNRGFIERVENCRVVGYASNGREGLEQIERLKPELVFMDIFMPEQDGISTIRAIRERELPVEVIAVTAANDRKTIRQILQYGAFDYIMKPFTFERMKQAISHFKEYRERFKKGQQLTQDELDNLLHGISSIEGLEHGEPLPKGLNRATLEKINHYIETRKEPTSAEEVAEGVGLARVTARRYLDYLEKQNKVKLILQYGGIGRPVNRYEAVRGN encoded by the coding sequence ATGGATGCAATTACGGTTTTGCTGATTGAGGATGATCCGATGGTGCGAGAGGTCAACCGCGGTTTTATTGAAAGAGTGGAGAATTGCCGGGTCGTCGGCTATGCCTCCAATGGGCGGGAAGGACTGGAGCAGATTGAGAGATTGAAGCCAGAGCTGGTTTTTATGGATATATTCATGCCGGAACAGGACGGGATCTCCACCATACGTGCCATCAGAGAGAGAGAGCTTCCCGTTGAAGTGATTGCTGTCACTGCAGCAAATGATCGAAAAACCATCAGGCAGATTCTTCAATATGGGGCCTTTGATTATATTATGAAGCCGTTCACCTTTGAAAGGATGAAGCAGGCAATCTCTCATTTTAAGGAATACAGGGAGCGCTTTAAGAAGGGGCAACAATTAACACAGGATGAATTGGATAACCTTTTGCATGGTATTTCTTCGATAGAGGGGCTGGAGCATGGTGAACCGCTCCCTAAAGGGCTTAACCGTGCTACCTTGGAAAAGATTAATCATTATATTGAAACAAGAAAAGAACCAACCTCTGCTGAAGAGGTAGCTGAAGGGGTCGGATTGGCAAGAGTGACAGCACGCCGCTATCTCGATTATTTGGAAAAGCAAAACAAAGTCAAGCTAATCCTGCAATACGGCGGGATTGGAAGACCGGTTAACCGGTATGAGGCGGTTAGGGGCAACTAG
- a CDS encoding ATP-binding protein: protein MDKRPLSIHWKVLFTTFFIIFCSFTVAGIFVLESVMEMKEEEISERSLLLSRTVAELPEVKDRLEQKDPMKAAEAVNPVVERIRVINDADYVVVLNTNRIRLSHPVKSMIGTKSQTADEDAAFMEHTYISKAKGEKGTVIRGFFPIMDENHRQIGVVISGYLLPTVWEIIWGIRLEIFLTAGFSLLLGAFGAWSLAKSVKSRMFGLEPHEIARLYVERNETFNAMHEGIIAIDNQLDITIFNEKAYQILGVDKCDVIGRNIYDVLPDTRLPEIIDFNHPVYNKELLVNQHSILSNRIPIQVNGKTVGAVAVFQDRTEVKKLAEELTGVKAFVRALRVQNHEHKNKMHTIAGLLQLGKHEKAMNYIIHANEESDELMDFLHGHIQDDNLSGLLLSKIREGKELGIEVEIDKNSRWTYFPDGMDHHDFVIIIGNLIENAFDAVQKTRHTDKKVFISLDQTEDYTSILVEDNGIGMDEETAAQIFKEGFTLKKDEGHGIGLYLVREIVAKGGGSIEADSIPDEGTSFVITF, encoded by the coding sequence TTGGACAAAAGACCATTATCAATTCATTGGAAGGTTTTGTTCACGACTTTTTTCATCATCTTTTGCTCATTTACTGTTGCAGGTATCTTCGTGCTTGAAAGTGTTATGGAGATGAAGGAAGAGGAAATCAGCGAGCGAAGCCTCTTGCTATCTAGAACGGTTGCTGAGCTCCCTGAGGTGAAAGATCGGCTTGAGCAAAAGGATCCAATGAAGGCGGCAGAAGCGGTTAACCCGGTCGTTGAGCGAATCAGGGTCATTAATGATGCAGATTATGTCGTTGTACTGAACACTAACCGGATCAGACTCTCTCATCCGGTTAAATCAATGATTGGCACCAAATCACAAACGGCAGATGAGGATGCCGCTTTTATGGAACATACATATATTTCAAAGGCGAAGGGTGAGAAGGGGACGGTCATCCGCGGTTTTTTCCCGATTATGGATGAGAATCACCGCCAGATTGGTGTAGTCATATCTGGATACCTATTACCGACGGTTTGGGAGATTATTTGGGGAATCCGATTAGAGATTTTTCTTACGGCAGGCTTTTCTCTATTACTTGGTGCTTTTGGAGCATGGTCCCTTGCTAAGAGTGTGAAAAGCCGGATGTTCGGGCTTGAGCCTCATGAAATAGCCCGTCTCTATGTGGAACGGAACGAAACCTTCAATGCCATGCATGAAGGAATCATTGCCATTGATAATCAGTTGGATATCACCATATTTAATGAAAAGGCCTATCAAATTCTCGGGGTGGATAAATGTGATGTGATAGGAAGGAATATTTACGATGTTCTCCCTGATACACGTTTGCCGGAAATTATTGATTTTAATCATCCTGTCTATAACAAAGAACTGTTAGTCAACCAGCATTCAATCTTAAGCAACCGGATTCCGATACAGGTGAATGGGAAGACGGTTGGGGCTGTTGCCGTCTTTCAGGACCGGACAGAGGTGAAGAAGCTGGCTGAAGAGCTGACAGGCGTGAAGGCGTTTGTGCGTGCACTTCGTGTACAAAATCATGAGCATAAGAACAAGATGCATACCATTGCCGGTCTTTTGCAGCTTGGTAAGCATGAGAAGGCTATGAACTATATCATACATGCTAATGAAGAATCTGATGAGCTTATGGATTTTCTTCATGGACATATTCAAGATGATAATCTTTCAGGTTTGCTGCTTAGCAAGATAAGAGAAGGCAAGGAACTGGGGATTGAAGTTGAAATCGATAAGAACAGCCGCTGGACGTATTTTCCTGATGGAATGGACCATCATGATTTTGTCATCATCATTGGCAATTTGATTGAAAATGCTTTTGATGCTGTGCAGAAGACAAGACATACAGACAAAAAGGTGTTTATCAGCCTGGATCAGACGGAGGATTATACATCTATATTGGTTGAGGACAATGGGATTGGTATGGATGAAGAAACAGCTGCACAAATTTTTAAGGAGGGCTTTACGTTAAAGAAGGATGAAGGTCATGGGATTGGCTTATATTTAGTGCGAGAGATCGTAGCGAAGGGCGGAGGAAGTATTGAGGCAGACAGTATTCCTGACGAGGGAACCAGCTTTGTCATTACATTTTAA
- a CDS encoding DctP family TRAP transporter solute-binding subunit — MRNFIITAILIITALMIYLGVKHGFGEEASLPADHEQEGLNDQIVINFSHVVAENTPKGLTAAKFAELVEEKTNGAVQVEVYPNSMLYSDGEELNALQNGDIQMIAPSFSKVTDWIPEWQVLDLPYLFEDQEDIRTIFTGPAKDQLLQMLDNYHVKGLAFWNNGFKQMTTAKTPVSKPQDLQGLTLRTMPSEMLQRQLNLVGAETKEASFDQVYTLLEDEQFDGQENTISNIYSKGFYQVQKHMTLTNHGILGYAVMINGEFWDSLPNHVQQAITEAMDEATAWNMKQSEVMNQDALIQIEDWPDFQIRTMSEEERRLWKEAFKPLYQYYRNHYDKKLLKEIEEELNR; from the coding sequence ATGAGAAACTTTATCATAACAGCCATTCTAATCATTACGGCATTAATGATCTATCTTGGGGTGAAGCATGGCTTTGGCGAGGAAGCAAGCTTGCCAGCTGACCATGAACAAGAAGGCTTAAATGATCAAATCGTGATAAACTTCAGTCATGTTGTAGCTGAGAACACGCCAAAGGGACTGACTGCAGCTAAATTTGCTGAGCTGGTAGAGGAGAAGACAAACGGAGCCGTCCAAGTCGAGGTGTATCCAAATAGCATGCTCTATTCTGACGGCGAGGAACTGAATGCCCTTCAAAACGGGGATATACAAATGATTGCACCTTCTTTTTCGAAGGTGACAGATTGGATACCGGAATGGCAGGTTCTGGACTTGCCTTATTTATTCGAGGACCAAGAGGATATCCGAACCATATTCACTGGGCCAGCGAAGGACCAGCTGTTACAAATGCTGGACAACTACCATGTTAAGGGGCTTGCCTTTTGGAATAATGGTTTTAAACAAATGACGACAGCCAAAACCCCTGTCTCAAAACCGCAGGACCTACAAGGCCTAACCCTCCGGACCATGCCGAGCGAGATGCTCCAAAGGCAGTTAAACCTTGTTGGCGCAGAAACAAAGGAAGCCTCGTTTGACCAAGTATATACACTATTGGAAGATGAGCAATTTGACGGACAGGAAAACACCATCTCTAATATTTATTCGAAGGGATTTTATCAAGTTCAGAAGCATATGACTTTAACCAATCATGGCATCCTTGGCTATGCAGTGATGATTAATGGAGAATTCTGGGACAGTCTTCCCAATCATGTACAGCAGGCCATAACCGAAGCGATGGACGAGGCGACTGCCTGGAATATGAAGCAATCAGAAGTCATGAACCAGGATGCTCTCATTCAAATAGAAGATTGGCCTGATTTCCAAATCCGGACGATGAGCGAAGAAGAGAGACGCCTATGGAAAGAAGCTTTCAAGCCTCTTTACCAGTACTATAGGAACCATTATGATAAAAAGCTTTTAAAGGAAATTGAAGAGGAATTGAATCGGTGA
- a CDS encoding dicarboxylate/amino acid:cation symporter, translating to MRIFKNLTVQVVTGIILGIMVGALFPEFGASLKILADIFIRLIKMLIAPIIFLTVVIGIGSMGNLKKIGKIGGKALLYFEIVSTVALAIGIIVVNLVQPGSGLNTDNLKTGDVSQYTTQASETEQGFGAFIMNLIPENVVGALASGELLPVLFSAILFGLAAASIGERAKPVISFFEVVADIFFKIVNMVMRISPIAAFAAMAYTIGNFGLGSLVSLGKLMGSVYLTMFLFIVVILGSIAKYYGFSIFKFMAYIKEEILLVLGTSSSESALPAMMRKLENYGCSKQVVGLVIPTGYSFNLDGTSIYLSMAAIFIAQAYGIDLTIWQELTLLGILMLTSKGAAGVTGSGFITLAATLAAFPMIPVEGIALLIGVDRFMSEARSITNLIGNGVATVVISKSEKEFNPNQIADEQMKGTTVGELNLKSH from the coding sequence TTGAGAATCTTTAAGAATTTAACCGTCCAAGTTGTCACAGGTATTATCCTTGGTATTATGGTGGGAGCCCTCTTCCCCGAGTTCGGCGCCAGTCTAAAAATTCTAGCCGACATCTTTATCCGATTGATTAAGATGCTGATTGCCCCCATTATCTTCCTAACAGTTGTCATTGGTATTGGAAGCATGGGCAATCTGAAGAAAATAGGCAAAATTGGCGGAAAAGCCTTGCTATACTTTGAAATCGTCTCAACTGTCGCACTCGCGATTGGAATTATCGTGGTTAATCTCGTTCAACCTGGCAGCGGATTAAACACGGATAATTTGAAAACAGGTGACGTATCTCAATACACCACCCAAGCATCGGAAACAGAACAAGGCTTTGGCGCATTCATCATGAACCTAATCCCAGAGAATGTAGTTGGTGCTCTTGCCTCCGGAGAATTACTGCCAGTCTTATTCTCTGCCATTCTCTTTGGTCTTGCTGCCGCTTCTATCGGAGAGCGAGCGAAGCCAGTCATTTCGTTCTTTGAAGTTGTAGCTGATATTTTCTTTAAAATTGTCAATATGGTCATGAGAATTTCACCTATCGCCGCTTTTGCCGCGATGGCTTACACAATTGGAAACTTCGGTCTCGGATCACTCGTCTCACTTGGAAAATTGATGGGTTCAGTCTATCTCACGATGTTCCTATTCATCGTGGTCATACTCGGCTCTATCGCCAAATATTATGGTTTCAGCATCTTTAAGTTCATGGCTTACATTAAGGAAGAAATCCTGCTCGTCCTAGGAACTTCCTCCTCAGAATCAGCGCTTCCTGCTATGATGAGAAAGCTTGAAAACTATGGCTGCTCCAAGCAGGTTGTCGGTTTAGTCATTCCGACCGGATACTCGTTCAATCTTGACGGTACATCTATTTATCTATCAATGGCCGCCATCTTTATCGCACAAGCATATGGAATTGACCTGACCATCTGGCAGGAGCTTACACTGCTTGGCATTCTGATGCTTACCTCAAAAGGGGCAGCAGGTGTGACTGGTTCTGGCTTCATCACCCTTGCAGCCACATTAGCTGCTTTCCCGATGATTCCAGTGGAAGGGATTGCCCTCCTCATTGGTGTAGACCGCTTCATGTCTGAAGCTCGTTCCATCACAAACCTGATTGGAAACGGTGTAGCTACGGTTGTTATATCAAAGTCTGAGAAAGAATTCAATCCTAATCAGATAGCGGATGAACAGATGAAAGGGACAACAGTAGGCGAATTAAATTTAAAGAGTCATTGA
- a CDS encoding MFS transporter: MSEQVQHGVSQHAVKERIWTRDFILICIANFLIFLGFQMTLPTISLYVKELGGSDQLIGFVVGIFTFSALLIRPFAGKAIETRGRGLVYIGGLIVVILTVGTFGFLASIALLFLMRIMQGFGWGCLTTASGTVASDVVPSTRRGEGLGYFGLSGNLAMAMGPSIGLALVAVLPFNQFFLICAALPACALLAASQIRFKKGVVKKAPAGGKLLDLYEMSSLKPSILAFFITFTFGGIATFLPLYTAQKGVEGIQWYFLVYAVSVMLTRTFAGQLYDRKGHKAVFLPGTLLVVIAMFLLSWMPGTTGLLIAAFLYGFGFGSVQPALQAWAIDQAPADRKGMANATFYSFFDLGIGIGAISFGQIAHSFGYGSIYMTAGFSVIMAMILYVLMTKEKAVK, translated from the coding sequence ATGAGTGAACAGGTTCAACATGGTGTGAGTCAGCATGCTGTCAAAGAAAGAATATGGACACGCGATTTCATCTTGATATGCATCGCGAATTTCTTGATTTTCTTAGGGTTCCAAATGACATTGCCAACCATTTCTCTCTATGTAAAGGAACTAGGGGGAAGTGATCAATTAATTGGCTTCGTTGTCGGAATTTTTACTTTTTCTGCTCTTTTGATTCGGCCATTTGCCGGCAAGGCCATAGAAACAAGAGGGAGGGGTCTTGTTTATATCGGGGGCTTAATTGTCGTTATTTTGACAGTTGGTACTTTTGGATTCTTGGCGAGTATCGCACTGCTTTTCCTTATGAGAATTATGCAAGGATTCGGCTGGGGCTGCTTAACGACTGCCTCTGGTACGGTCGCATCTGATGTAGTGCCTTCGACAAGAAGGGGAGAAGGACTCGGGTATTTCGGCTTGTCAGGGAATTTGGCGATGGCGATGGGTCCTTCGATAGGACTTGCCCTCGTTGCAGTGCTTCCTTTTAATCAATTCTTTCTGATTTGTGCGGCTCTTCCAGCTTGCGCATTATTGGCAGCTTCTCAAATTCGCTTTAAGAAGGGAGTCGTCAAGAAGGCTCCAGCTGGCGGGAAACTGCTGGATTTATACGAGATGAGTTCGTTAAAGCCGTCGATTCTAGCCTTTTTCATCACCTTCACCTTTGGGGGAATTGCGACTTTCTTGCCGCTTTATACGGCACAGAAGGGTGTTGAGGGAATTCAGTGGTACTTCTTGGTCTATGCGGTATCCGTGATGCTTACCCGGACTTTTGCAGGTCAGCTGTATGACCGGAAAGGACATAAAGCTGTATTCCTGCCGGGAACATTGCTAGTTGTCATAGCCATGTTCCTGCTCTCCTGGATGCCGGGAACAACCGGGCTCTTGATTGCAGCCTTCTTATACGGATTCGGATTCGGAAGCGTTCAGCCAGCCTTGCAGGCTTGGGCAATTGACCAAGCTCCAGCTGATCGCAAGGGGATGGCTAATGCAACCTTCTACTCCTTCTTCGATCTTGGAATAGGGATAGGAGCTATCTCCTTTGGGCAAATTGCCCATTCATTCGGATACGGAAGTATTTATATGACGGCTGGTTTTTCTGTCATCATGGCCATGATTTTATATGTATTGATGACGAAGGAGAAAGCTGTTAAATAG
- the fdhD gene encoding formate dehydrogenase accessory sulfurtransferase FdhD, which produces MAKNVTSRQKITKYIDGKLIEKSDEMAVEFPFTIYVNGEEFATMVCTPYHLDELLLGFLASEGVIRSRDDMEDYHIDEGKGFGYVTLRHHNPVSQLEAGKRFIGSCCGKSRQFYYQVDVKTAKTSYTNICITPEQCIKMMEGLQEGSDLFKQTGGVHNAALYHDSVLIAARSDIGRHNALDKLLGYCLIHHIPVRDGVIAFSGRISSEVLLKAAKIGVGVILSKSAPTNLAIELADDLNITAIGFIRGESFNIYSHPERVREGIK; this is translated from the coding sequence ATGGCTAAGAACGTAACAAGCAGACAAAAAATCACGAAATATATAGATGGAAAATTAATAGAGAAAAGTGATGAAATGGCGGTAGAGTTTCCCTTTACGATTTACGTGAACGGGGAGGAGTTTGCGACCATGGTCTGTACACCATACCATTTGGATGAGCTTCTCCTTGGATTTTTGGCCTCTGAGGGTGTCATTCGGTCAAGGGATGATATGGAGGACTATCATATAGATGAGGGAAAAGGCTTTGGATATGTAACACTGCGCCATCATAATCCAGTCAGTCAGCTAGAGGCTGGGAAGCGATTCATTGGTTCATGCTGCGGTAAGAGCAGGCAGTTTTACTATCAGGTCGATGTGAAAACAGCGAAAACCTCCTATACAAACATTTGTATTACTCCTGAACAATGCATTAAAATGATGGAAGGGCTTCAAGAGGGCAGTGACTTATTCAAGCAAACAGGCGGGGTACATAATGCGGCACTCTACCATGATTCCGTCCTAATTGCGGCAAGGTCTGATATCGGCCGTCATAATGCTCTTGATAAACTATTAGGCTATTGTTTAATTCATCATATTCCAGTACGCGATGGAGTTATAGCCTTTAGCGGCCGGATTTCTTCAGAGGTTCTTCTGAAGGCGGCAAAGATTGGTGTAGGAGTCATTCTGTCAAAGTCGGCCCCGACCAATCTTGCGATTGAACTGGCAGATGATTTGAATATCACAGCTATCGGCTTTATCAGGGGAGAGAGCTTCAATATTTATTCCCATCCTGAGCGCGTAAGAGAGGGTATTAAGTAG
- the fdhF gene encoding formate dehydrogenase subunit alpha, with the protein MSDNKVKINGVDMELKDEQSVLQLLSDSSIEIPSVCYHPSLGPIETCDTCIVSVNGELVRSCSTIVMPGDVIDTASKEVKKAQVIGMDRILHKHELYCTVCDYNNGGCEIHNTVKEMKINHQSTPFEPKPYQEDNSHPFYRYDPDQCILCGRCVEACQDVQVTETLSIDWESDKPRVIWDNDVPINESSCVSCGHCSTVCPCNAMMEKGMVGEAGFLTAIEKPTLRPMIEIIKGVETGYGSILTVSDVESAMRDAKIKKTKTVCTYCGVGCSFDIWTKGRQILKVEPQVDAPANGISTCVKGKFGWDYVNSEERLTKPLIREGDHFREAEWEEALSLIASKFTEIKEEHGSDALSFITSSKCTNEESYLMQKLARGIIGTNNVDNCSRYCQSPATVGLFRTVGYGGDSGSITDIAQAGCVIVIGSNTSESHPVLATRVKRAHKLHGQKLIVADIRKHEMADRSDLFVQPKVGSDLVWLSAVTKYIVDQGWADQRFLDEKVNGLEEYIESIQKYTLDYAEEVTGISKEDLITIAKTIHESDGVCVLWAMGITQHLGGSDSSTAISNLLLITGNYARPGAGSYPLRGHNNVQGASDFGSMPDRFPGYEFVSDPDVRAKYEKTWGVELTDRPGLNNHDMIEAIHAGSLKAMYLKGEEMGLVDSNINHVHAAFEKLDFFVVQDIFLSKTAEFADVVLPAAPSLEKEGTFTNTERRIQRLYQAMEPLGESKPDWQIIMEVANKLGAGWNYNHPSEIMAEAASLSPLYAGVSYDLLEGYNTLQWPVEPDGTDTPLLFKDRFPFPDGKARLFPVEWTKPLEFDEEYDLHINNGRLLEHFHEGNMTYKSKGITSKTPEVFLEVSPELAEERGLKDGTLVRLTSPYGSAKVKCLITDRVKGKEVYLPLNDSGDGAINLLTSSFADKDTDTPAYKEISAKMEIISYDGDNPLPRINHRNGNPNPQKGVEVERKWARKDYIFPGDLAKVGRKNNG; encoded by the coding sequence TTGAGCGATAATAAGGTCAAAATCAATGGAGTCGATATGGAGCTGAAGGATGAGCAATCGGTTTTGCAATTGCTTTCAGATAGCTCAATTGAGATTCCCAGTGTTTGCTATCATCCGAGCTTAGGTCCAATTGAAACATGTGACACCTGCATTGTCAGCGTGAACGGTGAATTGGTGCGTTCCTGTTCAACAATCGTCATGCCAGGGGACGTTATCGACACCGCATCAAAGGAAGTGAAGAAAGCCCAGGTCATTGGGATGGACCGGATTCTTCATAAGCATGAACTGTATTGCACGGTCTGCGATTACAATAACGGGGGCTGCGAGATACATAATACCGTCAAAGAAATGAAAATCAACCACCAAAGCACCCCTTTTGAGCCGAAGCCATACCAGGAGGATAATTCTCATCCATTCTACCGCTATGACCCAGACCAATGTATTCTATGCGGACGCTGTGTTGAAGCCTGCCAGGATGTTCAAGTAACCGAAACATTGAGCATAGACTGGGAGAGCGATAAGCCGCGCGTCATTTGGGATAATGATGTACCGATCAATGAATCCTCTTGTGTTTCCTGCGGACATTGTTCAACTGTCTGCCCATGTAATGCCATGATGGAAAAAGGCATGGTTGGGGAAGCCGGGTTCCTTACCGCCATTGAGAAGCCTACCCTTCGCCCGATGATTGAAATCATCAAGGGAGTAGAGACAGGCTATGGCTCCATCCTCACCGTTTCGGATGTAGAATCAGCTATGCGTGATGCAAAAATCAAAAAAACCAAAACCGTATGTACCTATTGCGGTGTGGGCTGCAGCTTCGATATTTGGACAAAAGGCCGCCAAATCTTGAAAGTAGAGCCGCAAGTTGATGCGCCAGCCAACGGCATCTCTACCTGTGTAAAAGGGAAGTTCGGCTGGGATTATGTCAACAGTGAAGAGCGTCTCACGAAACCGCTTATTCGGGAGGGTGACCATTTCCGTGAAGCAGAATGGGAGGAGGCACTTAGTCTCATTGCCTCTAAATTCACGGAAATTAAGGAGGAACACGGGTCTGATGCTCTAAGCTTCATCACCTCCTCAAAATGTACGAATGAAGAATCCTATCTCATGCAAAAGCTCGCTCGTGGCATTATCGGTACAAATAATGTGGACAACTGCTCCCGCTATTGTCAGTCCCCTGCAACGGTCGGCCTGTTCCGCACAGTAGGCTATGGCGGAGACTCCGGCAGCATTACCGATATTGCACAGGCAGGCTGCGTAATCGTCATTGGCTCCAATACATCCGAGTCTCACCCCGTGCTCGCAACCCGCGTGAAACGTGCTCATAAATTGCACGGCCAGAAATTAATCGTTGCCGATATCCGAAAGCATGAAATGGCCGATCGTTCAGACCTATTTGTACAGCCAAAAGTCGGCTCTGACCTTGTTTGGCTTTCAGCGGTGACGAAATACATCGTAGACCAGGGCTGGGCTGACCAACGCTTCCTTGATGAGAAAGTAAATGGTCTTGAAGAATATATCGAGAGCATTCAAAAATACACCCTTGATTATGCCGAAGAGGTAACTGGCATCTCAAAAGAAGACTTAATCACCATCGCCAAAACGATTCATGAATCTGACGGCGTATGTGTGCTTTGGGCAATGGGAATCACCCAGCATCTTGGCGGCAGTGATTCAAGCACAGCCATCTCTAACCTATTGCTGATTACCGGAAACTATGCACGTCCAGGTGCTGGCTCCTATCCGCTGCGCGGCCATAATAATGTACAGGGTGCAAGTGATTTCGGCAGTATGCCGGACCGGTTCCCAGGCTATGAATTTGTGTCAGATCCAGATGTAAGGGCAAAGTATGAAAAAACATGGGGCGTAGAATTAACCGACCGGCCAGGCCTGAATAACCACGATATGATTGAAGCCATTCATGCCGGCTCTCTCAAAGCAATGTACCTTAAGGGAGAAGAAATGGGGTTGGTTGATTCCAATATCAATCACGTCCATGCCGCTTTTGAAAAGCTTGATTTCTTCGTTGTACAGGATATTTTCTTATCAAAAACAGCTGAGTTTGCAGATGTTGTCCTCCCTGCTGCACCGAGCCTTGAAAAGGAAGGAACCTTTACCAACACGGAACGCCGTATCCAGCGATTGTATCAAGCCATGGAGCCGCTTGGTGAATCCAAGCCGGACTGGCAGATTATCATGGAGGTCGCCAATAAGCTCGGAGCAGGCTGGAATTACAACCATCCAAGTGAAATCATGGCAGAGGCCGCATCCCTCTCCCCTCTATATGCCGGTGTATCCTATGATTTACTAGAGGGCTACAATACATTACAATGGCCGGTTGAACCAGATGGTACCGATACACCCCTCCTATTCAAGGACCGGTTCCCGTTCCCGGATGGCAAAGCCCGACTCTTCCCAGTCGAGTGGACAAAGCCGCTGGAATTTGATGAGGAATATGATTTGCATATTAACAACGGACGCTTGCTCGAGCACTTCCATGAAGGGAATATGACCTATAAATCAAAAGGCATCACCTCGAAAACACCAGAAGTCTTCCTTGAGGTGTCCCCTGAGCTAGCCGAGGAAAGAGGCCTGAAGGATGGCACGCTCGTCCGTTTGACCTCTCCATACGGTTCTGCGAAGGTTAAATGCCTCATCACCGATCGAGTTAAAGGGAAGGAAGTCTATCTTCCATTAAATGATTCGGGCGATGGAGCAATCAATCTATTGACATCAAGCTTTGCTGATAAAGACACAGATACACCAGCCTATAAGGAAATTTCAGCGAAGATGGAAATCATCAG